A region from the Lycium barbarum isolate Lr01 chromosome 8, ASM1917538v2, whole genome shotgun sequence genome encodes:
- the LOC132605607 gene encoding LEC14B protein: protein MIRYSKASLRQSPCTVLHVKMYFNFESVEDMGYSLSKLELETGLCEGSNSNHGVAGHDRPSNYLDHEISQLTKLRSGPHENISRILPGKKEVPVSTFKMLAAREANISGRGRFSKADRCHVLSKYLPVYGPWVVDQMATRAYVSQFSADGSLFIAAFQGSHIRIYDVERGWKVHKNILAKSLRWTVTDTSLSPDQRHLVYATMSPIVHIVDVGSAATESHANITEIHDGLLLSANDDDSFGIFSVKFSTEGREVVAGSSDDAIYVYDLEANKLSLRISAHNSDVNSVCFADESGHLIYSGSDDNLCKVWDRRCFRAKEKPEGVLMGHLEGVTFLDSRGDGRYFISNSKDQSIKLWDIRKMSPNAARNIRSRNYEWDYRWMDYPPQARDLKHPYDQSIATYKGHSVLRTLIRCYFSPEYSTGQRYIYTGSHDGCIYIYDLVSGEQVAKLQHHLSTVRDCSWHPNYPMLVSSSWDGDVVKWEFPGNGEAPLPPKKKQIRRRHFF, encoded by the exons ATGATACGATACTCCAAAGCGTCTCTCAGACAATCACCGTGCACTGTATTGCATGTGAAGATGTATTTTAATTTTGAGTCCGTTGAAGACATGGGGTATTCTCTGAGTAAGTTAGAACTAGAGACTGGACTCTGCGAGGGTTCAAATTCCAATCACGGGGTTGCTGGCCACGACAGACCATCAAATTATTTGGACCATGAAATTTCTCAGCTTACTAAACTTAGATCAGGACCCCATGAAAATATCAGTAGAATCCTACCAGGGAAAAAGGAAGTTCCTGTGTCCACATTCAAAATGCTAGCTGCCCGAGAAGCCAATATTTCTGGTAGAGGAAGGTTCTCGAAGGCAGATCGTTGTCATGTTCTAAGTAAATATTTGCCAGTATATGGTCCTTGGGTTGTGGACCAGATGGCAACAAGGGCTTATGTGTCACAATTTTCAGCAGATGGTTCCCTTTTTATTGCTGCCTTTCAG GGAAGCCATATTAGAATATACGACGTGGAAAGAGGGTGGAAAGTTCACAAGAATATTCTTGCAAAAAGTTTGAGATGGACGGTTACTGATACATCTCTTTCTCCAGATCAACGGCATCTA GTGTATGCTACTATGTCACCTATCGTACATATTGTAGATGTTGGATCTGCTGCCACCGAATCTCATGCCAACATCACA GAAATTCATGATGGGTTGCTTTTGTCTGCCAACGATGATGATTCTTTTGGAATCTTCTCTGTAAAATTTTCTACTGAAGGTCGGGAAGTTGTTGCTGGAAGTAGTGATGATGCAATCTATGTTTATGATCTTGAAGCAAACAAACTCTCCCTTCGAATATCCGCACACAAC TCTGATGTCAATTCTGTATGTTTTGCTGATGAAAGTGGCCATCTCATATATTCTGGAAGCGATGACAATCTGTGTAAG GTTTGGGATAGACGATGCTTTAGGGCCAAAGAAAAGCCGGAAGGAGTCCTGATGGGACACCTAGAAGGCGTTACATTCCTTGATAGTCGGGGAGATGGTCGTTATTTCATTTCTAATAGTAAAGACCAGTCCATCAAGCTTTGGGATATCCGCAAAATGTCTCCTAATGCTGCTCG CAATATACGGTCCAGGAATTATGAGTGGGACTATAGATGGATGGACTACCCTCCTCAAGCTAGAGACTTGAAGCACCCGTATGATCAATCAATAGCCACTTATAAGGGTCATTCTGTCTTGCGTACTCTAATTCGCTGCTACTTCTCCCCAGAATATAG CACTGGGCAGAGATACATTTACACTGGATCCCATGACGGTTGCATTTACATCTATGATTTG GTAAGTGGAGAGCAAGTCGCAAAATTGCAGCACCACCTGTCGACCGTTAGAGATTGTAGTTGGCACCCTAATTATCCAATGCTTGTTAGCTCTTCTTGGGATGGAGATGTTGTCAAATGGGAATTCCCTGGAAATGGAGAAGCACCACTCCCTCCAAAAAAGAAGCAGATCAGAAGAAGGCATTTCTTTTAA
- the LOC132605605 gene encoding putative E3 ubiquitin-protein ligase RF298: protein MIVEKITNMGDHKNSDGANEKSLVISAAEKGSRNKRKFLSEFPLDVPIDTTPALSLTEFPRYELLEENEKQGVESLQHADWDDTIACQLMELLFHNLSATFRSAIKRIVECGYSEEIAERVVLRSGLYHGSKDVVSTIVDGALALLSREKELDTSAASLIFEDLNSLVEYTMLEMICVLREVKPDFTVAEAMWCLLICDLKLLHACAVEGDLLGDLCSLENPRERSSVSKLAQQKEASEASQSDLDKLQLSKPATHSEVPCDDAVTQLSNSIYSHLHEVEITVNGSSAVLPVAGSKAAGVSRENISLSKAAILEDKGGTGRKASSLNSKKDMLRQKTFHFEKSYKGRMGKGSFKAKLTAWSSMVLDKTLLNSESCSSGLVMKGTYSKVITSIKSNGPLAEGGSHSSSTSPSIAPSSEIASAPATQDTVSALPAVNTAIPASPSPEPNSSSKTPGSSPASPKVLDYYAGIPYDESLGKHVPQNEKDEAILLRISRMQTLQKELQGWTDWANEKVMQAARRLGKDQGELKILRQDKEEAEKFHKEKQMLEENNMKRLTEMEHALSNASGQIEMANSTLRRLEVENAVLKKEMEAARMDAVGSATNFHQAVAREQEILKKCQALEMEKGELQDDFSNLKREAIRFEQELERAKKRQNQFKDLSQQQKREKQRFIQQADSLKAERVKLGVQSKMEEDNIIETAEKSMRKCKEDILKLESEISHLRFQSEGSKIEALRRNDNFAPASVKSERECVMCLSEEMTVVFLPCAHLVLCEQCNVLHEKQGMNDCPSCRTPIKKRISVKFARSFRR from the exons ATGATCGTTGAAAAGATAACGAACATGGGTGATCATAAAAACAGTGATGGTGCCAATGAGAAGTCACTGGTAATTTCAGCCGCGGAAAAAGGAAGTAGGAACAAGAGGAAGTTCTTATCCGAGTTTCCTCTAGACGTTCCTATCGATACTACCCCTGCTCTGTCCCTTACAGAATTTCCAAGATACGAATTATTAGAGGAAAATGAGAAACAAGGAGTGGAATCTTTACAGCATGCTGACTGGGATGATACAATAGCCTGTCAGCTAATGGAACTTCTCTTTCACAACTTGTCTGCAACTTTCCGGAGTGCGATCAAGCGGATTGTTGAATGTGGATATAGTGAGGAAATTGCTGAACGGGTTGTTTTGAGGAGCGGCCTTTATCACGGTAGCAAAGACGTTGTATCGACTATTGTTGATGGTGCCTTGGCTTTATTAAGTAGGGAAAAAGAATTGGATACCTCTGCTGCATCTCTCATATTCGAGGATTTAAATAGCCTGGTTGAGTACACGATGTTGGAGATGATATGTGTGCTGAGGGAGGTTAAGCCAGATTTTACCGTTGCAGAAGCAATGTGGTGTCTGTTAATATGTGATTTGAAACTGTTACATGCATGTGCCGTAGAAGGAGATCTTCTAGGCGACTTATGCAGTTTGGAAAATCCAAGAGAAAGATCATCTGTTTCAAAACTTGCCCAACAAAAGGAGGCTTCTGAAGCGAGTCAATCGGACCTGGATAAACTACAGTTGTCAAAACCTGCAACGCACTCTGAAGTTCCTTGTGACGATGCAGTCACGCAATTGTCTAATTCTATATACTCACATCTTCATGAAGTGGAAATTACGGTGAATGGAAGTTCAGCTGTTCTTCCAGTAGCAGGAAGCAAGGCCGCAGGGGTTAGCCGGGAGAATATATCTCTGTCGAAAGCAGCAATTTTAGAAGACAAAGGCGGTACTGGGAGAAAGGCGTCATCTCTGAACTCCAAGAAAGATATGCTTAGGCAAAAGACATTTCATTTTGAGAAAAGCTATAAAGGTCGTATGGGTAAGGGTTCCTTCAAAGCGAAACTCACCGCATGGAGCAGTATGGTTTTGGACAAGACACTACTGAACTCCGAATCTTGTTCTTCTGGTCTCGTAATGAAGGGTACTTATTCTAAGGTAATTACTTCAATTAAAAGCAATGGCCCTTTAGCTGAAGGCGGTTCTCATAGTTCAAGCACCTCCCCGTCCATTGCACCTTCAAGTGAAATTGCTAGTGCGCCAGCGACCCAAGATACTGTTTCTGCATTACCTGCTGTAAACACAGCTATCCCTGCATCACCATCCCCAGAACCTAATTCTTCCTCAAAGACCCCAGGCAGCAGTCCTGCCTCTCCTAAAGTTCTAGACTATTATGCTGGTATCCCATACGATGAGTCTTTGGGGAAACATGTCCCACAAAATGAGAAAGATGAAGCTATATTGTTGCGAATCTCCCGTATGCAGACACTGCAGAAAGAGCTCCAAGGGTGGACTGATTGGGCCAATGAGAAGGTTATGCAGGCTGCTCGGAGGCTTGGCAAGGACCAGGGGGAGCTTAAAATTCTGAGGCAAGATAAAGAAGAGGCTGAGAAGTTTCACAAGGAGAAGCAAATGCTGGAGGAAAACAACATGAAGAGGCTTACCGAAATGGAGCATGCGTTGTCAAATGCCAGTGGCCAGATTGAGATGGCTAATTCTACTCTTCGTAGGCTCGAGGTGGAGAATGCCGTGCTAAAGAAAGAGATGGAGGCTGCGAGGATGGATGCCGTGGGGTCCGCTACGAACTTCCACCAAGCTGTTGCGAGGGAGCAGGAGATACTGAAGAAGTGCCAAGCATTGGAGATGGAGAAGGGTGAGCTGCAGGACGATTTCTCAAACCTGAAACGAGAAGCAATTCGCTTTGAGCAGGAACTTGAGAGAGCCAAAAAACGCCAGAACCAGTTTAAG GATCTGTCGCAGCAGCAGAAGAGGGAGAAACAAAGGTTTATTCAGCAGGCTGATTCCTTAAAGGCTGAAAGGGTCAAACTCGGAGTTCAGAGTAAAATGGAGGAGGATAATATTATAGAAACGGCAGAGAAAAGCATGCGAAAATGTAAAGAAGATATCCTAAAGCTCGAGAGTGAAATCTCTCACTTGAGATTTCAGTCTGAAGGTTCAAAAATAGAGGCACTCAGAAGAAATGACAATTTTGCCCCTGCAAGTGTGAAAAGCGAGAGGGAGTGTGTTATGTGTTTGAGCGAGGAAATGACAGTGGTTTTCCTCCCGTGTGCTCATCTGGTTCTTTGTGAACAATGCAACGTGCTTCACGAAAAGCAAGGAATGAACGACTGTCCTTCTTGTAGGACACCAATTAAGAAGCGGATTAGTGTTAAATTTGCTCGTTCTTTTAGACGTTAG
- the LOC132604911 gene encoding probable galacturonosyltransferase-like 4, with protein sequence MAFWSFPPSSHLLGLLFLFLFANQISLTTTTTTTTTTMITTGVRVGVISKPTFLHVPVFREAPAFRNGRDCGSSAIDRIHVSMTLDANYLRGTMAAVFSILQHSTCPEDVMFHFLCVRHEPVVFSSIKSTFPYLNFKLYKFDAHRVRGLISKSIRQALDQPLNYARIYLADLIPMDVKRIIYLDSDIVIVDDIVKLWQVDLGDKVLAAPEYCQANFTTYFTDLFWDDPEFSCTFEGRKPCYFNTGVMVMDVDKWRHGNYTQKVEDWMVIQKQKRIYHLGSLPPYLLTLAGNIMPIDHRWNQHGLGGDNIEGKCRSLHPGPISLLHWSGKGKPWLRLDSRKPCTVDHLWAPYDLYRSSRHSFEE encoded by the exons ATGGCCTTTTGGAGTTTTCCCCCTTCTTCTCATCTCCTTGGCCTCCTGTTTCTCTTCCTATTTGCAAACCAAATCTCCTTGACCACCACTACAACTACAACTACCACCACCATGATCACCACTGGCGTCCGCGTTGGCGTCATCTCGAAACCAACCTTCCTGCATGTTCCCGTCTTTCGAGAGGCACCCGCTTTTCGCAACGGGAGGGACTGCGGTTCATCGGCCATCGACCGTATTCATGTGTCCATGACCCTTGATGCTAATTACTTGAGAG GTACCATGGCTGCAGTGTTTTCCATCCTACAACACTCAACATGCCCAGAAGATGTCATGTTTCACTTTTTATGTGTAAGACATGAACCTGTGGTATTTTCTAGCATTAAATCCACTTTCCCTTACCtcaacttcaagctctacaaatTTGATGCCCACAGGGTCCGTGGCCTAATTTCAAAATCAATTCGTCAAGCCTTAGACCAACCATTAAATTATGCGAGAATTTATCTGGCTGATCTTATTCCGATGGATGTGAAACGCATAATTTATCTTGATTCTGACATAGTTATCGTTGATGACATCGTGAAATTATGGCAAGTTGATCTTGGTGACAAGGTACTAGCCGCGCCCGAATATTGTCAAGCGAATTTCACGACTTATTTCACCGATTTATTTTGGGATGACCCAGAATTTTCGTGTACGTTTGAAGGGCGAAAACCGTGCTACTTCAACACGGGAGTTATGGTGATGGACGTTGATAAATGGAGGCATGGAAATTATACGCAGAAAGTCGAGGATTGGATGGTTATTCAAAAGCAAAAAAGAATATATCACTTAGGTTCTTTGCCACCTTATTTGCTAACCCTAGCTGGAAATATTATGCCTATTGATCATAGATGGAACCAACATGGATTGGGTGGTGATAATATTGAAGGTAAATGTAGGAGTTTGCATCCTGGGCCAATTAGCCTATTACATTGGAGTGGTAAAGGTAAACCATGGTTGAGATTGGATTCAAGAAAACCATGTACTGTTGATCATCTATGGGCTCCTTACGATCTTTATCGTTCCTCGAGGCATTCTTTCGAGGAGTGA
- the LOC132605606 gene encoding probable receptor-like protein kinase At5g20050: MEDKKAYSIAISLVILLITIIIVARLTLKFSEAFYLITGADVALIVAVFAAVLIRRNFNSRRQLLEHQLDSDGRELRIEYSFLRKVAGVPTRFKLKELEEATNNFGSLIGRGSSASVFKGVLSDGASVAVKKIEGEERADKEFKSEVAAIASVQHVNLVRLLGYCTVPPTGPRFLVYEYIVNGSLNNWIFRRKGSRGCLSWDLRCRIALDVAKALSYLHHDCRSCILHLDVKPENILLDENHRAILADFGLSKLMGKDESRVVTTIRGTRGYLAPEWLLENGISEKSDVYSYGMVLLELIGGRRNITVAEIGNSRSKFSYLPKIVSEKLAQGKIMDAVDERLIQEVSAEGVLEIQVKKLACVALSCIQERPKLRPTMAQVVEMLEGRVPVEAPSQTTRLFFNLLASDEDLDHHLGQPRATTATPRSRQMDTTNHYSNSSCSFAMSSMLSGR; encoded by the coding sequence ATGGAAGACAAAAAAGCCTATTCCATAGCCATTTCACTGGTGATTCTGTTGATCACAATCATCATCGTTGCACGGCTAACGCTAAAATTTTCCGAGGCATTTTACCTCATCACAGGAGCTGATGTCGCGTTGATTGTTGCTGTCTTTGCTGCTGTTTTAATCCGAAGGAATTTCAACAGCAGGAGGCAATTGCTAGAACATCAATTAGACTCAGATGGACGCGAGTTGAGGATCGAATATAGTTTCCTCAGGAAAGTTGCAGGGGTGCCAACAAGATTCAAGCTCAAAGAGCTCGAAGAAGCAACCAATAACTTTGGCTCGTTAATAGGCCGAGGATCATCAGCTTCCGTTTTCAAGGGAGTACTAAGTGATGGTGCATCGGTAGCAGTAAAAAAGATCGAAGGAGAGGAGCGTGCTGATAAGGAATTTAAATCAGAAGTTGCAGCAATTGCCAGTGTCCAGCATGTCAACCTTGTACGCCTACTTGGATACTGTACTGTTCCCCCAACGGGGCCTCGTTTCTTGGTTTATGAGTATATCGTTAATGGATCGCTTAACAATTGGATTTTCAGGAGAAAGGGAAGTCGAGGATGCTTGTCGTGGGATTTGAGGTGTAGAATTGCCCTGGATGTGGCTAAGGCGCTTTCCTATTTGCATCACGATTGTAGGTCGTGTATTTTACATCTCGATGTCAAGCCTGAGAATATACTTCTCGACGAGAATCACCGTGCTATTCTCGCGGATTTCGGGCTGTCAAAGTTAATGGGGAAAGACGAGAGTAGAGTTGTCACAACCATCCGGGGTACTAGAGGGTACTTAGCCCCCGAGTGGCTCTTGGAAAATGGGATATCTGAAAAAAGTGATGTTTATAGTTATGGAATGGTACTTTTGGAATTGATTGGTGGGAGAAGAAATATAACCGTGGCTGAAATTGGCAATTCAAGGAGCAAATTCAGTTACCTTCCCAAGATTGTGAGTGAGAAATTGGCACAAGGGAAAATCATGGATGCCGTGGACGAGAGGCTCATCCAGGAGGTATCTGCAGAAGGAGTATTAGAGATACAAGTAAAAAAATTGGCGTGTGTGGCGTTGTCTTGCATCCAAGAACGGCCTAAGCTTAGGCCAACCATGGCACAAGTCGTGGAAATGCTGGAAGGGCGTGTGCCAGTAGAAGCGCCTTCACAAACGACAAGGCTATTCTTTAACCTATTAGCAAGCGACGAGGATCTTGATCATCATCTCGGGCAGCCTAGGGCCACTACAGCCACGCCAAGATCCCGTCAGATGGATACCACTAACCATTATTCTAATTCGTCTTGTTCTTTTGCAATGTCGTCTATGCTCTCAGGGAGGTAG